AAGCGATAAGGGGGGCGGAGATCAGGCTGCCGCCCGACTTTCTGCGTGCATTCGAAAAGACAATCGCCCGTGAAACGCGGGAGGTCGCGAAGTCCGAGTACGAAAATATCATGGAGAACATCAGGCAGGCGGAGACGCTCGGCCTGCCCCTCTGCCAGGATACCGGGCTCCACATATTCTATGTCACGATCCCCCCTGACGTTCCTTTTACAGACGATATATATCTCGGAATCCGTGACGGGGTAGAAAGAGCGACGAAAAGCGTTCCGTTAAGACCCAACGCCGTCGATCCCCTTACACGCCACAACACCGGCAACAATCTCGGGGACGAAACCCCCGCCATCCATGTCCGCCCCGGCGACAAGTTCACCATCACCGCGATGCCGAAAGGCGGAGGGAGCGAGAACATGTCGCGGATGGCCATGCTCCTTCCCTCCGAGACCGCGAAGGTGAAGGAGTTCGTCGCAGAGACCATGCTCATCGCAGGAG
The window above is part of the Methanolacinia paynteri genome. Proteins encoded here:
- a CDS encoding fumarate hydratase, with the translated sequence MKNMPEKNLREKVAEAAEEAIRGAEIRLPPDFLRAFEKTIARETREVAKSEYENIMENIRQAETLGLPLCQDTGLHIFYVTIPPDVPFTDDIYLGIRDGVERATKSVPLRPNAVDPLTRHNTGNNLGDETPAIHVRPGDKFTITAMPKGGGSENMSRMAMLLPSETAKVKEFVAETMLIAGGRPCPPVVLGVGIGGTFDSVTALAKEALLQPVDEMTDFEQEICDAVNAL